A window of the Streptomyces sp. JB150 genome harbors these coding sequences:
- a CDS encoding NAD-glutamate dehydrogenase: MQTKLDEAKAELLDRAARVAENSPVGGHLPTGTTEHGTPDREAVLAFLQRYYLHTAPEDLTDRDPVDVFGAAYSHYRLAENRPQGTASVRVHTPTVEENGWTCSHSVVEVVTDDMPFLVDSVTNELTRQGRGIHVVIHPQITVRRDVTGKLIEVLTPAPAGDLPHDAHIESWIHVEIDRETDRADLKQITADLLRVLSDVREAVEDWGKMREAAVRIAEHLPQEPLAGDLPEQEVEEARELLRWLADDHFTFLGYREYQLREDDSLAAVPGTGLGILRADPHHAGDDQHPVSPSFERLPADARAKAREHKLLVLTKANSRATVHRPSYLDYIGVKKFDADGNVVGERRFLGLFSSAAYTESVRRVPVIRRKVEAVLKGAGFSPHSHDGRDLLQILETYPRDELFQTPVDELRSIVTSVLYLQERRRLRLYLRQDEYGRYYSALVYLPRDRYTTGVRLRIIDILKEELGGTSVDFTAWNTESILSRLHFVVRVPQGTELPELSDADKERIEARLVEAARSWADGFAEALNAEFGEERAAELLRRYAGAFPEGYKADHTPRNAVADLAHLERLDEDQTFALSLYEPVGAGPDERRFKIYRKGEAVSLSAVLPVLNRLGVEVMDERPYELRCADRRVAWIYDFGLRMPKAQNGAADGAYASDDARERFQEAFAATWTGQAENDGFNALVLTAGLSWRQAMVLRAYAKYLRQAGSTFSQDYMEDTLRDNVHTTRLLVSLFEARMSPERQRAGHELVDALLEELDAALDQVASLDEDRILRSFLTVIKATLRTNFFQKTEDGRPHDYVSMKFDPQAIPDLPAPRPAFEIWVYSPRVEGVHLRFGKVARGGLRWSDRREDFRTEILGLVKAQMVKNTVIVPVGAKGGFVAKHLPDPAVDRDAWMAEGIASYKTFISALLDITDNMIAGEVVPPADVVRHDEDDTYLVVAADKGTATFSDIANEVAQRYNFWLGDAFASGGSAGYDHKGMGITARGAWESVKRHFRELGVDTQSEDFTVVGIGDMSGDVFGNGMLLSEHIRLVAAFDHRHIFIDPNPDAAVSYAERRRLFELPRSSWADYDTELISAGGGVFPRTAKAIQINAHIREALGIEGKVTKMTPAELMKAILQAPVDLLWNGGIGTYVKASTESHGDVGDKANDAIRVDGADLRVKVVGEGGNLGLTQLGRIEFALHGGRINTDAIDNSAGVDTSDHEVNIKILLNGLVADGDMTVKQRNRLLADMTDEVGKLVLRNNYAQNTAIANALAQSKDMLHAQQRFMKHLVREGHLDRALEFLPTDRQIRERLAQGQGLTGPETAVLLAYTKITVAEELLHTSLPDDPYLRGLLHCYFPTALREQFGDRIDTHPLRREITTTVLVNDTVNTGGTTYLHRLREETGASLEEIVRAQTAARAIFRSAEVWDGVEALDNRVEADVQTRIRLHSRRLVERGTRWLLNNRPQPIQLAETVDFFAERVEQVWTQLPKLLRGADLEWWQKIHDELTDAGVPDELATRVAGFSSAFPTLDIVSVADRVGKEPLDVAEVYYDLADRLGITQLMDRIIELPRADRWQSMARAAIREDLFAAHAALTADVLAVGNGTSTPEQRFECWREKNAAILSRARTTLEEIQSSETFDLANLSVAMRTMRTLLRSHS, translated from the coding sequence ATGCAGACCAAGCTGGACGAAGCCAAGGCCGAGCTGCTCGACAGGGCCGCCCGGGTAGCTGAGAACAGCCCGGTCGGGGGGCACCTACCGACTGGGACGACGGAACACGGCACCCCCGACCGGGAGGCCGTGCTCGCGTTCCTCCAGCGCTACTACCTGCACACCGCTCCGGAAGACCTCACCGACCGGGACCCGGTCGACGTCTTCGGAGCCGCCTACTCCCACTACCGACTGGCCGAGAACCGCCCCCAGGGCACGGCCAGCGTGCGCGTCCACACCCCGACCGTCGAGGAGAACGGCTGGACGTGCAGTCACTCCGTGGTCGAGGTCGTCACCGACGACATGCCCTTCCTCGTCGACTCGGTCACCAACGAGCTGACCCGGCAGGGCCGCGGCATCCACGTCGTCATCCACCCGCAGATCACCGTCCGCCGTGACGTCACCGGCAAGCTGATCGAGGTGCTCACCCCCGCGCCGGCCGGCGATCTGCCGCACGACGCGCACATCGAGTCCTGGATCCACGTCGAGATCGACCGCGAGACCGACCGCGCGGACCTGAAGCAGATCACCGCCGACCTGCTGCGCGTGCTGTCCGACGTCCGCGAGGCCGTCGAGGACTGGGGCAAGATGCGCGAGGCGGCCGTGCGCATCGCCGAGCACCTGCCGCAGGAGCCGCTGGCCGGCGACCTGCCCGAGCAGGAGGTCGAGGAGGCCCGCGAGCTGCTGCGCTGGCTGGCCGACGACCACTTCACCTTCCTCGGCTACCGCGAGTACCAGCTGCGCGAGGACGACTCCCTCGCCGCCGTCCCCGGCACCGGCCTCGGCATCCTGCGCGCCGACCCGCACCACGCGGGCGACGACCAGCACCCGGTCAGCCCGTCCTTCGAGCGGCTGCCCGCGGACGCCCGCGCCAAGGCGCGCGAGCACAAGCTGCTGGTGCTGACCAAGGCCAACAGCCGCGCCACCGTGCACCGGCCGTCGTACCTGGACTACATCGGCGTCAAGAAGTTCGACGCGGACGGCAACGTCGTCGGCGAGCGGCGCTTCCTCGGCCTGTTCTCCTCCGCCGCCTACACCGAGTCGGTGCGCCGGGTGCCGGTGATCCGCCGCAAGGTCGAGGCGGTGCTCAAGGGCGCCGGCTTCTCGCCGCACAGCCACGACGGGCGCGACCTGCTGCAGATCCTGGAGACCTACCCGCGCGACGAGCTGTTCCAGACGCCCGTCGACGAGCTGCGCTCCATCGTCACCTCCGTCCTCTACCTCCAGGAACGCCGCCGGCTGCGGCTCTACCTGCGCCAGGACGAGTACGGCCGCTACTACTCGGCGCTCGTCTACCTCCCGCGCGACCGCTACACCACCGGGGTGCGCCTGCGGATCATCGACATCCTCAAGGAGGAGCTGGGCGGCACCAGCGTCGACTTCACCGCCTGGAACACCGAGTCGATCCTGTCCCGGCTGCACTTCGTGGTCCGCGTCCCGCAGGGCACCGAGCTGCCCGAGCTGTCCGACGCCGACAAGGAGCGCATCGAGGCCCGTCTGGTCGAGGCCGCCCGCTCCTGGGCCGACGGCTTCGCGGAGGCGCTGAACGCCGAGTTCGGCGAGGAGCGCGCGGCGGAGCTGCTGCGGCGGTACGCGGGCGCCTTCCCCGAGGGGTACAAGGCCGACCACACCCCGCGCAACGCGGTCGCCGACCTCGCCCACCTGGAACGCCTCGACGAGGACCAGACCTTCGCGCTCAGCCTGTACGAGCCGGTGGGCGCCGGGCCGGACGAGCGCCGCTTCAAGATCTACCGCAAGGGCGAGGCGGTCTCCCTGTCCGCGGTGCTGCCGGTGCTCAACCGGCTCGGCGTCGAGGTGATGGACGAGCGGCCCTACGAGCTGCGCTGCGCCGACCGCCGGGTCGCCTGGATCTACGACTTCGGGCTGCGCATGCCCAAGGCGCAGAACGGCGCCGCCGACGGCGCCTACGCGAGCGACGACGCCCGCGAGCGCTTCCAGGAGGCCTTCGCGGCCACCTGGACCGGCCAGGCCGAGAACGACGGCTTCAACGCGCTGGTGCTGACCGCCGGACTGTCCTGGCGGCAGGCGATGGTGCTGCGCGCGTACGCGAAGTACCTGCGCCAGGCGGGCTCCACCTTCAGCCAGGACTACATGGAGGACACCCTCCGCGACAACGTCCACACCACGCGGCTGCTGGTCTCGCTGTTCGAGGCGCGGATGTCGCCGGAGCGGCAGCGCGCCGGGCACGAACTGGTCGACGCCCTGCTGGAGGAGCTGGACGCGGCGCTCGACCAGGTCGCGAGCCTCGACGAGGACCGCATCCTGCGCTCCTTCCTCACCGTCATCAAGGCCACCCTGCGGACCAACTTCTTCCAGAAGACCGAGGACGGCCGCCCGCACGACTACGTGTCGATGAAGTTCGACCCGCAGGCCATCCCGGACCTGCCGGCGCCCCGCCCGGCGTTCGAGATCTGGGTGTACTCGCCGCGCGTCGAGGGCGTGCACCTGCGCTTCGGCAAGGTCGCGCGCGGTGGCCTGCGCTGGTCCGACCGGCGCGAGGACTTCCGCACCGAGATCCTCGGCCTGGTCAAGGCGCAGATGGTGAAGAACACCGTCATCGTGCCCGTCGGCGCCAAGGGCGGCTTCGTCGCCAAGCATCTGCCCGACCCGGCCGTCGACCGCGACGCCTGGATGGCGGAGGGCATCGCCAGCTACAAGACGTTCATCTCGGCGCTGCTCGACATCACCGACAACATGATCGCGGGCGAGGTCGTGCCCCCGGCGGACGTCGTCCGCCACGACGAGGACGACACCTATCTGGTCGTCGCCGCCGACAAGGGCACCGCGACCTTCTCGGACATCGCCAACGAGGTCGCCCAGCGGTACAACTTCTGGCTCGGCGACGCCTTCGCCTCCGGCGGCTCGGCCGGCTACGACCACAAGGGCATGGGCATCACCGCGCGCGGCGCCTGGGAGTCCGTCAAGCGGCACTTCCGCGAGCTGGGCGTGGACACCCAGAGCGAGGACTTCACGGTCGTCGGCATCGGCGACATGTCCGGTGACGTGTTCGGCAACGGCATGCTGCTCAGCGAGCACATCCGCCTGGTCGCCGCCTTCGACCACCGCCACATCTTCATCGACCCCAACCCGGACGCGGCCGTCTCCTACGCCGAGCGCCGCCGCCTGTTCGAGCTGCCCCGCTCCAGCTGGGCCGACTACGACACCGAGCTGATCTCGGCGGGCGGCGGCGTCTTCCCGCGCACCGCCAAGGCCATCCAGATCAACGCGCACATCCGCGAGGCCCTGGGCATCGAGGGCAAGGTCACCAAGATGACCCCCGCCGAGCTGATGAAGGCGATCCTCCAGGCGCCGGTGGACCTGCTGTGGAACGGCGGCATCGGCACCTACGTCAAGGCCTCCACCGAGTCCCACGGCGACGTCGGTGACAAGGCCAACGACGCCATCCGCGTCGACGGCGCGGACCTGCGCGTCAAGGTCGTCGGCGAGGGCGGCAACCTGGGCCTGACCCAGCTCGGCCGGATCGAGTTCGCGCTGCACGGCGGCCGGATCAACACCGACGCCATCGACAACAGCGCGGGCGTGGACACCTCCGACCACGAGGTGAACATCAAGATCCTGCTCAACGGCCTGGTCGCGGACGGCGACATGACCGTCAAGCAGCGCAACCGGCTGCTCGCCGACATGACCGACGAGGTCGGCAAGCTGGTGCTGCGCAACAACTACGCGCAGAACACGGCGATCGCCAACGCCCTCGCCCAGTCCAAGGACATGCTCCACGCCCAGCAGCGCTTCATGAAGCACCTGGTGCGCGAGGGCCACCTCGACCGGGCGCTGGAGTTCCTGCCGACCGACCGCCAGATCCGCGAGCGGCTCGCCCAGGGCCAGGGCCTGACCGGCCCGGAGACGGCCGTCCTGCTGGCCTACACGAAGATCACGGTCGCCGAGGAGCTGCTGCACACCTCGCTGCCGGACGACCCGTACCTGCGCGGCCTGCTGCACTGCTACTTCCCGACCGCGCTGCGCGAACAGTTCGGCGACCGCATCGACACCCACCCGCTGCGCCGTGAGATCACCACGACGGTGCTGGTCAACGACACGGTCAACACCGGCGGTACGACGTATCTGCACCGCCTGCGCGAGGAGACCGGGGCGTCGCTGGAGGAGATCGTCCGGGCGCAGACCGCGGCCCGCGCGATCTTCCGCTCCGCCGAGGTGTGGGACGGCGTCGAGGCGCTGGACAACAGGGTCGAGGCCGACGTCCAGACCCGCATCCGGCTGCACTCGCGCCGCCTGGTCGAGCGCGGCACGCGCTGGCTGCTCAACAACCGGCCGCAGCCGATCCAGCTCGCCGAGACGGTCGACTTCTTCGCCGAGCGCGTCGAGCAGGTGTGGACGCAGCTGCCGAAGCTGCTGCGCGGCGCGGACCTGGAGTGGTGGCAGAAGATCCACGACGAGCTGACCGACGCCGGGGTGCCGGACGAGCTGGCCACGCGCGTGGCCGGGTTCTCCTCCGCGTTCCCGACGCTGGACATCGTCTCGGTGGCCGACCGCGTGGGCAAGGAGCCGCTGGACGTCGCCGAGGTCTACTACGACCTCGCCGACCGCCTCGGCATCACCCAGCTGATGGACCGGATCATCGAGCTGCCCCGCGCGGACCGCTGGCAGTCCATGGCCCGCGCCGCCATCCGCGAGGACCTGTTCGCCGCGCACGCCGCCCTCACGGCCGACGTGCTGGCGGTGGGCAACGGCACCTCCACGCCGGAGCAGCGGTTCGAGTGCTGGCGGGAGAAGAACGCGGCGATCCTCAGCCGCGCCCGCACCACCCTGGAGGAGATCCAGTCGTCGGAGACGTTCGACCTCGCCAACCTGTCGGTGGCGATGCGGACGATGCGCACCCTGCTGCGGTCGCACTCGTAG
- a CDS encoding DJ-1/PfpI family protein — protein MTAKVLIVTGDAAESLEVLYPYQRLLEEGYEVHIAAPTRKKLRFVVHDFEPGFDTYTEKPGYTWPADLAFAEVDPGQYAAVVIPGGRAPEYLRNDPELRKILKSFFDADKPVAQICHGPLLTAAVDALRGRRVTAYPALELDMQSAGATFRDAEAVVDGTLVSARAWPDHPVWMREFLTVLRAKAPVT, from the coding sequence ATGACAGCCAAGGTCCTGATCGTCACCGGCGACGCCGCAGAGTCCCTCGAAGTGCTGTACCCCTACCAGCGCCTTCTCGAAGAGGGCTACGAGGTCCACATCGCGGCCCCCACCCGCAAGAAGCTCCGGTTCGTCGTCCACGACTTCGAACCCGGCTTCGACACCTACACCGAGAAACCCGGCTACACCTGGCCCGCCGATCTCGCCTTCGCGGAGGTCGACCCCGGCCAGTACGCCGCCGTCGTCATCCCCGGCGGCCGGGCTCCCGAATACCTCCGCAACGACCCCGAACTCCGCAAGATTCTCAAATCCTTCTTCGACGCCGACAAGCCCGTGGCGCAGATCTGCCACGGTCCTCTGCTCACCGCCGCGGTGGACGCCCTCCGCGGCCGCCGCGTCACCGCGTACCCCGCCCTGGAGCTGGACATGCAGTCCGCCGGCGCGACCTTCCGGGACGCCGAGGCGGTCGTCGACGGAACGCTGGTCTCCGCCCGCGCCTGGCCGGACCACCCGGTGTGGATGCGGGAGTTCCTGACGGTGCTGCGCGCGAAGGCGCCGGTGACCTGA
- a CDS encoding HAD family hydrolase, whose translation MGKLGAAHIVWDWNGTLFHDNDAIIGATNAAFAELGLEPITLEQYRSMYCVPVPKFYERLMGRLPTDAEWEVMDGTFHRYYAEHRVRCGLTEGVVDLLAEWRSAGRSQSILSMYGHEDLVPLVRGFGIESHFVRVDGRTGPSGGSKAEHMVRHLAALAGVDPSRTVVIGDAADDAAAALHVGARAVLYTGGSHSRSSLETAGVPVVDTLHEAVAEAERLAMAA comes from the coding sequence ATGGGGAAGCTGGGAGCCGCGCACATCGTGTGGGACTGGAACGGCACGCTGTTCCACGACAATGACGCGATCATCGGGGCGACGAACGCGGCGTTCGCCGAGCTGGGCCTGGAGCCGATCACGCTGGAGCAGTACCGGTCGATGTACTGCGTGCCGGTGCCGAAGTTCTACGAGCGGCTGATGGGGCGGCTGCCGACGGACGCGGAATGGGAGGTCATGGACGGGACCTTCCATCGGTACTACGCCGAGCACCGGGTGCGGTGCGGACTCACCGAGGGCGTGGTGGACCTGCTGGCCGAGTGGCGGTCCGCGGGGCGCAGCCAGTCGATCCTGAGCATGTACGGGCACGAGGACCTCGTGCCGCTGGTCCGCGGATTCGGCATCGAGAGCCACTTCGTACGGGTCGACGGGCGCACCGGGCCCTCCGGGGGCAGCAAGGCCGAGCACATGGTGCGGCACCTCGCGGCGCTGGCCGGGGTCGACCCCTCGCGCACGGTGGTGATCGGGGACGCCGCGGACGACGCGGCGGCCGCGCTCCACGTGGGCGCGCGGGCCGTGCTCTACACCGGTGGGTCGCACAGTCGCAGCAGCCTGGAGACCGCCGGGGTGCCGGTGGTCGACACCCTGCACGAGGCGGTCGCGGAGGCGGAGCGCCTGGCCATGGCGGCGTAA
- a CDS encoding Rv3235 family protein — translation MTRAQHHPATRPASRPGTRPPTRRDTRHDPRRPGATPPRARRADPPPAAPAQTRPPAEPLRVPPQTPRRPVGLPQPRPTDVFADRLLLVLSGQRPVHFMLRHTLGRAYDDLARLAESGPLRSPGPRPVVGDVGWYEPYPGAFEAFARIRTGDRLRAMAFRLERGADHRWRCTAVELDGPRGPRAQDDG, via the coding sequence ATGACCAGGGCCCAGCACCACCCGGCCACCCGCCCGGCATCCCGCCCCGGCACCCGGCCGCCGACCCGCCGCGACACCCGCCACGACCCTCGCCGCCCGGGTGCCACCCCGCCCCGCGCCCGCCGCGCGGACCCGCCGCCCGCGGCCCCGGCGCAGACCCGCCCGCCGGCCGAGCCCTTGAGGGTGCCGCCGCAGACCCCGCGCCGCCCCGTCGGGCTCCCGCAGCCCCGCCCCACCGACGTCTTCGCCGACCGTCTGCTGCTGGTCCTCAGCGGCCAGCGCCCCGTCCACTTCATGCTCCGCCACACCCTGGGACGCGCCTACGACGACCTGGCCCGGCTCGCCGAGAGCGGCCCCCTGCGCTCCCCGGGCCCGCGCCCGGTGGTGGGGGACGTCGGCTGGTACGAGCCCTATCCCGGCGCCTTCGAGGCCTTCGCCCGCATCCGCACCGGCGACCGGCTGCGCGCGATGGCCTTCCGCCTGGAACGGGGCGCCGACCACCGCTGGCGCTGCACGGCGGTGGAACTGGACGGCCCGCGCGGGCCCCGCGCACAGGACGACGGCTGA
- the secA gene encoding preprotein translocase subunit SecA: MSVLSKIMRAGEGKILRKLHRIADQVNSIEEDFVDLSDAELRALTDEYKQRYADGESLDDLLPEAFATVREAAKRVLGQRHYDVQLMGGAALHLGYVAEMKTGEGKTLVGTLPAYLNALSGDGVHLITVNDYLAERDSEMMGRVHKFLGLSVGCILANMTPAQRREQYACDITYGTNNEFGFDYLRDNMAWSKDELVQRGHNFAIVDEVDSILIDEARTPLIISGPADQATKWYGDFAKLVQRLKRGEAGQPLKGIEETGDYDVDEKKRTVAIHESGVAKVEDWLGIDNLYESVNTPLVGYLNNAIKAKELFKKDKDYVVIDGEVMIVDEHTGRILAGRRYNEGMHQAIEAKEGVPIKDENQTLATITLQNFFRLYNKLSGMTGTAMTEAAEFHQIYKLGVVPIPTNKPMIRKDQSDLIYRTEVAKFAAVVDDIEEKHRKGQPILVGTTSVEKSEYLSQQLSKRGIQHEVLNAKQHDREAQIVAQAGRKGAVTVATNMAGRGTDIKLGGNPEDLAEAELRQRGLDPEEHIEEWAAALPEALKRAEEAVKAEKEEVERLGGLYVLGTERHESRRIDNQLRGRSGRQGDPGESRFYLSLGDDLMRLFKAQMVERVMSMANVPDDVPIENKMVTRAIASAQSQVEQQNFETRKNVLKYDEVLNRQREVIYGERRRVLEGEDLHEQIRHFMDDTIDAYVQAETSEGFPEDWDLDRLWGAFKQLYPCKVTIEELEEAAGDRAGLTAEFIADSIKDDIHEQYEAREAQLGSEIMRELERRVVLSVLDRKWREHLYEMDYLQEGIGLRAMAQKDPLVEYQREGFDMFQAMMDGIKEESVGYLFNLEVQVEQQVEEVPVEDAKPDLAKQDSVPAQATASRPEIRAKGLEAPQRRNLHFTAPTVDGEGGTIEGDLPEDEPVRSSADGLTRAERRKQAKGGRRRKK; this comes from the coding sequence GTGTCCGTCCTCTCGAAGATCATGCGTGCAGGCGAAGGCAAGATCCTGCGCAAGCTGCACCGCATCGCGGACCAGGTCAACTCCATCGAAGAGGACTTCGTCGACCTCTCCGACGCCGAGCTGCGGGCCCTCACCGATGAGTACAAGCAGCGGTACGCCGACGGGGAGAGCCTCGACGACCTCCTGCCGGAGGCCTTCGCCACCGTCCGCGAGGCCGCCAAGCGTGTCCTCGGCCAGCGTCATTACGACGTGCAGCTGATGGGTGGCGCCGCGCTCCATCTGGGTTATGTCGCCGAGATGAAGACCGGTGAGGGCAAGACCCTGGTCGGCACCCTGCCCGCGTATCTGAACGCGCTCTCCGGCGACGGCGTTCACCTGATCACGGTCAACGATTACCTGGCCGAGCGTGACTCCGAGATGATGGGGCGCGTCCACAAGTTCCTCGGCCTGTCCGTCGGCTGCATCCTGGCCAACATGACGCCGGCCCAGCGCCGCGAGCAGTACGCGTGCGACATCACGTACGGCACGAACAACGAGTTCGGCTTCGACTACCTGCGCGACAACATGGCCTGGTCGAAGGACGAACTCGTCCAGCGGGGGCACAACTTCGCCATCGTCGACGAGGTCGACTCCATCCTCATCGACGAGGCCCGGACGCCGCTGATCATCTCCGGCCCGGCCGACCAGGCCACCAAGTGGTACGGCGACTTCGCCAAGCTGGTCCAGCGCCTCAAGCGCGGCGAGGCCGGCCAGCCGCTGAAGGGCATCGAGGAGACCGGCGACTACGACGTCGACGAGAAGAAGCGCACGGTCGCCATCCACGAGTCCGGCGTCGCCAAGGTCGAGGACTGGCTGGGCATCGACAACCTGTACGAGTCGGTGAACACCCCGCTCGTCGGTTACCTGAACAACGCCATCAAGGCGAAGGAACTGTTCAAGAAGGACAAGGACTACGTCGTCATCGACGGCGAAGTCATGATCGTCGACGAGCACACCGGCCGTATCCTCGCCGGCCGCCGCTACAACGAGGGCATGCACCAGGCGATCGAGGCGAAGGAAGGGGTGCCGATCAAGGACGAGAACCAGACGCTCGCCACGATCACCCTCCAGAACTTCTTCCGCCTCTACAACAAGCTCTCCGGCATGACCGGTACGGCGATGACCGAGGCCGCCGAGTTCCACCAGATCTACAAGCTCGGCGTGGTCCCCATCCCGACCAACAAGCCGATGATCCGCAAGGACCAGTCGGACCTGATCTACCGCACCGAGGTCGCCAAGTTCGCCGCGGTCGTCGACGACATCGAGGAGAAGCACCGCAAGGGGCAGCCGATCCTGGTCGGCACGACGTCCGTCGAGAAGTCCGAGTACCTCTCGCAGCAGCTGAGCAAGCGCGGCATCCAGCACGAGGTGCTGAACGCCAAGCAGCACGACCGTGAGGCGCAGATCGTCGCCCAGGCCGGCCGCAAGGGCGCCGTGACCGTGGCCACCAACATGGCCGGCCGTGGTACGGACATCAAGCTCGGCGGCAACCCCGAGGACCTCGCCGAGGCGGAGCTGCGCCAGCGCGGGCTCGACCCCGAGGAGCACATCGAGGAGTGGGCCGCCGCCCTGCCCGAGGCGCTCAAGCGGGCCGAGGAGGCCGTCAAGGCCGAGAAGGAGGAGGTCGAGCGGCTCGGCGGCCTGTACGTGCTGGGCACCGAGCGGCACGAGTCCCGCCGTATCGACAACCAGCTGCGCGGTCGTTCCGGCCGTCAGGGCGACCCCGGCGAGTCCCGCTTCTACCTCTCCCTCGGCGACGACCTGATGCGGCTGTTCAAGGCCCAGATGGTCGAGCGCGTGATGTCCATGGCGAACGTGCCGGACGACGTGCCGATCGAGAACAAGATGGTCACCCGCGCGATCGCGTCCGCCCAGTCGCAGGTCGAGCAGCAGAACTTCGAGACCCGTAAGAACGTCCTGAAGTACGACGAGGTCCTCAACCGCCAGCGCGAGGTCATCTACGGCGAGCGGCGCCGCGTCCTGGAGGGCGAGGACCTGCACGAGCAGATCCGCCACTTCATGGACGACACCATCGACGCGTACGTCCAGGCCGAGACCTCCGAGGGCTTCCCCGAGGACTGGGACCTCGACCGCCTGTGGGGCGCCTTCAAGCAGCTCTACCCGTGCAAGGTCACCATCGAGGAGCTGGAGGAGGCGGCCGGCGACCGCGCCGGTCTGACCGCCGAGTTCATCGCCGACTCCATCAAGGACGACATCCACGAGCAGTACGAGGCGCGTGAGGCGCAGCTCGGCTCCGAGATCATGCGTGAGCTGGAGCGCCGGGTCGTGCTGTCGGTCCTGGACCGCAAGTGGCGCGAGCACCTCTACGAGATGGACTACCTCCAGGAGGGCATCGGCCTGCGCGCGATGGCGCAGAAGGACCCGCTGGTCGAGTACCAGCGCGAGGGCTTCGACATGTTCCAGGCCATGATGGACGGCATCAAGGAGGAGTCCGTCGGCTACCTGTTCAACCTGGAGGTCCAGGTCGAGCAGCAGGTCGAGGAGGTCCCCGTCGAGGACGCCAAGCCGGACCTGGCCAAGCAGGACTCGGTGCCGGCGCAGGCGACCGCCTCGCGCCCGGAGATCCGCGCCAAGGGCCTGGAGGCCCCGCAGCGGCGGAACCTCCACTTCACCGCGCCGACCGTGGACGGCGAGGGCGGCACCATCGAGGGCGACCTCCCCGAGGACGAGCCGGTGCGTTCCTCCGCCGACGGCCTCACCCGCGCGGAGCGGCGCAAGCAGGCCAAGGGCGGGCGGCGCCGCAAGAAGTGA
- a CDS encoding GNAT family N-acetyltransferase has protein sequence MDPVTIPTARLLLRPVGPDDIDAVYAACQDPEIQRWTTIPSPYLMEHAETFVRQQVPDGWAASSLFTFGAFLPDGDLAGMLGITMRSLGTAELGFWATRRHRGNGYITEATRALCHWAFTQIPVDRLEWRAEVGNTASRAVAERAGFTLEGTLRAALNHHGTRRDCWLASLLPSDLALPSTAPYLPARPTA, from the coding sequence ATGGACCCCGTCACGATCCCCACCGCCCGTCTCCTGCTGCGCCCGGTCGGCCCGGACGACATCGACGCCGTGTACGCCGCCTGTCAGGACCCCGAGATCCAGCGCTGGACGACGATCCCCTCCCCTTACCTTATGGAACACGCCGAGACCTTCGTCCGGCAGCAGGTCCCCGACGGCTGGGCGGCCTCCTCCCTGTTCACCTTCGGCGCCTTCCTGCCCGACGGCGACCTCGCCGGCATGCTCGGCATCACCATGCGCTCCCTGGGCACCGCGGAGCTCGGCTTCTGGGCCACCCGGCGCCACCGCGGCAACGGCTACATCACCGAAGCCACCCGCGCGCTCTGCCACTGGGCCTTCACCCAGATCCCCGTCGACCGCCTCGAGTGGCGCGCGGAGGTCGGCAACACCGCCTCCCGCGCGGTGGCCGAACGGGCAGGCTTCACCCTTGAGGGCACCCTCCGCGCGGCCCTCAACCACCACGGCACCCGCCGAGACTGCTGGCTGGCCTCCCTCCTCCCCTCAGACCTCGCCCTCCCCTCCACGGCCCCGTACC